The Candidatus Aramenus sp. CH1 sequence CCAAAAGGATACGTGCCAAAGAGGTTGTCGAAAGAGTGGTTCTCCTCTATTATGATGATTATGTGCTTTATGGGGGTGGTTGTGGACTGAGAGTGGACACTAACGGGGATAAGCAGGAAGAGGACAAAAGTCAAGAGGGCTAGAGACGAGCTCCTGTGCATATTAAATTGTTGGGTTTGACTTTATAAATTCGCTTTAATTTTCTCTTTCTAGGCATCTATATAGATTTTTTAAACACTATTGCCTCAATAATTTCCCTCATTACCTCCGGGTCCTCTAAGAGGGTCTCGTCGAACTTCTTGCCCAACACAGCGTCCCTCAACGCCCTCCTCATCACCTTCCCGCTCCTCGACCTAGGTAGCCTGTTGACTTTGAAGACCTTGTCTACAACGTATATTGGCCCAAGGGAATCCCTCACCTTCTTTCTCACCTCTTCCTCGTCCACCTCGCCTACAACGAAGACTTCAATCACCTCCCCCTTTACCTCGTCTGGCACGCCAACTGCGGCCACCTCGACAACCCCGGGTATGCTCTGGAGGACCGACTCGACCTCCCCGCTTGTCAGCCTGTGACCGGCCACCTTGATCACGTCATCAGTCCTCCCCACTATCCTGACATAGCCCCCTTCAATCACCGCTAGGTCCCCCGAGTGGTGGAAGCCGAACCTCATGTACTCCCTGTACTTCTCGTTGTTGTTCAAGACGCCGATAAACTGCGTAGGGAAAGGGGTTTTGAGTACCAGTTCACCCACCCCGTCCACGTGCTTTCCCTCCTCCACAGTGTCCAACACGGCCCCAGGGAAAGGTACTCCCGCAAAGGACTTCTTAGGCTCCACGCCCAGACTAAAGGGAGTTCCCACGACGTAGCCCATCTCCGTCTGACCGTACACGTCAGTGTAACGGTCGGAGAAAGTCTTCACGAAGTCCCAGCTTACCTCGTCCATGATCTCTCCTGCAGTGGCCGCGAACTCAACCCTTGGGGGCTTAACGTTGAGCTTCCGCAGTAGTCTCAAAAGCGTGGGGGAAGTAAAGAAGACCTTTGGCCTAACCTCGTCGATTATCTTTGCCACCCTGTCTTTGGGGTAGTCCGGGGCTCCCTCCATGAAGACGAGGGTGGCACCGTGCAACAGGGTGGCATACATTATCCTCGAGAAAGTTATCCAGCCTATGTCGGCAGTAGTAAATACCACGTCCCCAGGCTTCAGGGAGAACATTAAGTTGAACACCACGTAGTCTCCTACCATCCACGCCCCATGGGGGAGGACTATACCCTTTGGCCTTCCAGTAGTCCCTGAGGTGTACATGACCTTGAGGGGCTCGTTGCTCTCCACCTCCTCGAAGCCCTTGAACTCCTCAGGGAAGTCAAGCGCTTTCTCCCTCTCCAGCACTACGTCCCCCTTAAAGTAAAGGGGTATCTCCTTACCACGCCTATAGGTCTTGTCCGCCTTTACTAGGAGATCTGGCTTGAAGTCGTCTAGCCTAGCCTTGACCGCCTCCTCTCCAAGCCCGGCGAAGATGAGCGAGTAAATCACCCCCTTCCTAGCGCACGCTAGTACCGTGGCTATCGCCTCTGGCGTATTTGGCATGTAGATTGCGACCCTCTTTCCCCTCCCCGGCAGTCTCGAGGCCATCTGCCTAGACATCCTGTCCAGCTCGTCGTAACTGACTTCCCTGTAGTCCCTCTCACCGTACCAAATGAGAGCCTTTCCCCTATGGGAGAGGGAGTTCCACGCTATGTTAGTTTTCCCGTTGACAAACCACGACCTGCCATCTAGGGCTTTTTCCCACCCCTTAAACCACTTGAGGGAGGAGGCAAAGGGTCCCCAGTAGTTCTCTGGCCTCTCTATAGCCAATTGGTAAGCTGTGCTATAGTCCATGATATAATTCGTTCACGCTCTCTATAAAAAGGTACTTCCTCAGCCTCTCGGGAGGTAGCTTGGCCAACGCCCTGTTTACCTGCCTCACCAGATCGTCCCTTGTCTCCTCGTCGTTTACCTTCAACAACTCAACTACTCCGCCCACAACAGCATGGTACCCCATGAAGTACCTCACCTTGTTCCTCAGCAACCTCCTCACTGCGTTCGACCTCATGACCCCTCCCAACAAGTAGACGTTGTCCACGTCCCTCTTAAGTCTCTCCACCATTGTATCTATGTACTCGCTCACCTCTTTCATTACCTTGAATGCGAGGACGTCAGTGGCGGAAAGCTGGTCTACCCTCACGGCGAAACTGGCTATCTCCCTCTTGTTCTGCTCCTTGGTGAGCCTAGTAACGACTTCCCTGAACTCGTCGCCGAAGAACTTCTCCACCTCCCTTGGGAGGACGCTCTCTACCTCTACCCCGTCGACGCTCCTGGTGGCGTAGGTTATGGCCCTCTTGGCTATCCAGGAGGCGGAGCCCTCGTCGCCGAAGAACCAGCCCCACCCCCCGATCCTCGTCACCTTACCGCCCTTTTGGAGGAAGGCCACGCTACCGGTACCGGGGGCAAACACCGCCCCCTCCTTGAACATTGCAGTTGCCCTCATAGCACCATAGCCGTCGTTCTGCACCTTCGCGTTCCTAAAGATGCTCTTGGCTATCCTTTCTCCAACCTCCGTGAACTTCCTTGAGTCACCTACCCCAGCCAGGGAGAAGGTAGCCTTCTTGACCTCATCAATGGAGGCGGAGGCGTTCCTTAACGCCTCGTTTACGGCCTCAAGCAGGTTCTCCTTCGCCTTCTCTTCCCCCACTTCCACGAAGTTTCCAGAGGACGACACTCCCACCCCAAGTACCTCGTCCTTGAACACTAAGGCTACGGTCTTGGTTGCCCCTCCGTCTACTGCGAGGATCACATGTGTAGAAGGGAAAACGCAAATTAATCCATTTCGCCACTAATCCTCAATGAACGACTTAAAAACGCTCAGGGACGTCTTGGTGGAAAACCTGGAAAGGAACATGATGCCTTTCCCCGTGGACAAGGGAATCTGCACGGGGTGGACGAGGGACCTACCTAGGTCTGGGGATACCATAATCTACACATCCTGTATGTATCAACTGGCCCCGCTTTTCCCCATGTTCAATAGGTTCCTCCCTTACCTCTCTGCCCTTAGGTCTTTGACCCCCCTTGCCTCCAAGCTAAAGCCATCCGAGGCACAGCTCAACAGGGCTTACAACGTGCTGAGGAAGATCTCCAACGCGTTGACCGCCAAGGGGATAAAACTTGCCTACCTCTACGATGACGAGCCCTACAGCGGCGCTCTACTCCTCGAGCTCGGCTTCCTCGACGAGTTCCAGGAGTACGCCAAAAAGGTCTACGGAAGGTTCAAGGAGAGGGGAGTGAAGAGGATAATCACAGTTGACCCACATACTCACAACGCTTTGGCCAGATACTCTGAGTTCTTCTCATTCAACGTGGAGGTGGTGAACTACATTGAGCTCGTGGAGCCGAGGGAGGGTGACGCCAACGTTTACACCATACACGACTCCTGCCTATACACAAGGTTCCTCAACCTTAGGGAAAAGTTCAGAGAGAAGATAAAGATAAAGCTCGTGGAGGACGACATGGTGACGGGAAAGGACACATCGTTCTGTTGTGGTGGGCCGTTGGCTCCTGTGGACTTCAAGGCAAGC is a genomic window containing:
- a CDS encoding AMP-binding protein, giving the protein MDYSTAYQLAIERPENYWGPFASSLKWFKGWEKALDGRSWFVNGKTNIAWNSLSHRGKALIWYGERDYREVSYDELDRMSRQMASRLPGRGKRVAIYMPNTPEAIATVLACARKGVIYSLIFAGLGEEAVKARLDDFKPDLLVKADKTYRRGKEIPLYFKGDVVLEREKALDFPEEFKGFEEVESNEPLKVMYTSGTTGRPKGIVLPHGAWMVGDYVVFNLMFSLKPGDVVFTTADIGWITFSRIMYATLLHGATLVFMEGAPDYPKDRVAKIIDEVRPKVFFTSPTLLRLLRKLNVKPPRVEFAATAGEIMDEVSWDFVKTFSDRYTDVYGQTEMGYVVGTPFSLGVEPKKSFAGVPFPGAVLDTVEEGKHVDGVGELVLKTPFPTQFIGVLNNNEKYREYMRFGFHHSGDLAVIEGGYVRIVGRTDDVIKVAGHRLTSGEVESVLQSIPGVVEVAAVGVPDEVKGEVIEVFVVGEVDEEEVRKKVRDSLGPIYVVDKVFKVNRLPRSRSGKVMRRALRDAVLGKKFDETLLEDPEVMREIIEAIVFKKSI
- a CDS encoding (Fe-S)-binding protein, which gives rise to MNDLKTLRDVLVENLERNMMPFPVDKGICTGWTRDLPRSGDTIIYTSCMYQLAPLFPMFNRFLPYLSALRSLTPLASKLKPSEAQLNRAYNVLRKISNALTAKGIKLAYLYDDEPYSGALLLELGFLDEFQEYAKKVYGRFKERGVKRIITVDPHTHNALARYSEFFSFNVEVVNYIELVEPREGDANVYTIHDSCLYTRFLNLREKFREKIKIKLVEDDMVTGKDTSFCCGGPLAPVDFKASEEVAKARAKSLSRLSKNLLVQCPICYVTLSPHFEGEVKDVAEVIL